From the Borreliella afzelii genome, the window ATTAAACAGAGCTAAATTTTGGTTCATGCTTCTATTTTGATAAGGTTTAAAATTTAAACTTAAATTATATATATAGTTTAAATTTTCAAAAACATAAGATTCATCCACATAATAGTTCTGATTGTATAAATAATTTAAATAAAGATTTGAAAAATTTAAACTTAAAAAGTCTCCTTCTAGATTATTTCTTATATTTGAATCCGCAATTAAATCGTTTTGCTTTTTAATTAATTTTATAACATCTCTCATACTCATTTGCGAAGGAGTTACATAATTTAACAAAAAACTATCACTAAATGTGACCTGATCGATTGAATATTTCATCTTATCTGCATAAAAATAATCATAAAATCCACTCTCACTGTCTGTTAAAGCAATAGATAGAACATCATTTAAAATAAAATAAACTTGAAAATTTTCTTTTCTAATATCAAGATTTTTTGCCATAAATATTCTATCAAATCCCTTAAGTCTAGTATTATCAAAAAAAGTTACATTTTTATAACCATTTTCTGATTTCTCACCAGAAACAAAAATTAAATCTCCATATTGTTTGCTTGAATAAGGCTTTAATACCAAATGAGGAACTTCTTCTTTTATTTCATTAAAAATTTTTAACCTACCAATAGATCCAAGTGGAAGTAAAATATCATTAGATATAAAAGATATAAAAACAATAATTATTCCCAATTTAAAAAATGGAATAAGCAAATCAAAAATTGATATACCAATTGAACGAAAAGCTAAAATTTCATTGTGAATCTTGAATTTATGAATAGTAAGAATTACTGAAATCAAAGAAGCAAAAGGAGGAGAAAGCGCAATCACCATAGGAAGAGAATATATAATAAAAATAAAAGCTTTAAAAAAAGGAACATAATTTTGAAGAAGTATTCTCATAAAGAATAAAATTTGATTTATAAAAAATACGAAAAAGAAAAATAAGAATGTAATTAAAAAATATTTAAAAAATTCAGTAATTATGTAAGACTCATAACTGTTTTTTAATATTTTCATCTACAAAAACCAAGCCGTTATTAAGAGTACCTAGTATAACATAATTTTCAAATCTAGAAACTTTTATTAAATTTAAATTAAGAAGTCCATTATTAGGTCCAAAATAATCCCAATTGTCATTTTCAGAATCATAAATTAACAACCCATGATCAAAGGTTGCAAACAACAACTTTTTATCTTTAATCTCCATATCCATAAAATAATTAACATCAATATTATTAGCAATAACGTGCTTTTTATAGCTATTTTTATTTAAATTTAGCTCAAAAAGACCTCCACCATACGTTCCAATAAAATAACTATCTTTATAGCCTTTTATAAAATTAATATTTTTTTCATTATCATTTTTGCTAAAAAAATCCAAATGTTCAATCTTCTCTAAATTATCAACATTAATACTATAAATAGCCTTGTCAACCGTTCCAACTAATAATAAATTTTTCAAACTATCAAAACACATTGAAGAAATTTTATTAGATCCAAGCGGTATATTTTTCCAATTTTTTAAATCATAAAACCATAGCCCAGAATTTAAAGTACCAACAAATATTCCATTTTTAACACCAAGCAAAACTTGTATATTGCTAAAATCAGCATTATTAGGAACACTTATTTGCTTTAAATCTCCATCGGCATTATCTATATAATAAACGACATTTTTCCCTCCAATATAAATTGTTCCATTATAATCTGCAAAACCCCTAATGCCATTTAAAAAAATGCTTTTTTTATCTTTAAGATAGACTCTACAATCATTTTTTTTAATATTATACCTTAAAAGTCCTCCCAATATATTAGTTACAAATATATTCTCATTAAAAACAAATGCATCAAAAACGCTATTATCAAGAAATCCCAAAGATTCTAAGTTTAAATGACTTACCCCAAGTTTATTACTTAAAAAATTATAAATCTCTTTGTCATAACCTGAGATAGAAAATTCATTAATCTCTTTAAATGCAGAAATTGCATCTGATTTTTCTTTAATAAGATACTTCAATTCAGCTAATCTTAAACTAGCATGAGAATACTTATAATCTTTTAGAAAAAGGTCAAAATTATATTCAGAAAGATCGTAAAAACCATTCTCATAATTTACATATCCAAAAAACAAATTTGCCTTAGCTAATAATTCCCTGTTATGCTGATTCTCATTAGCTACGATTTTATTCAAATAATAGTTCGTCAAACCAATATCTTTCTTAGCATAACTTTCTCTGGCTTTTTTAAAATAAAAATTATTTTCTTTTAAAAAAGCATTACTAAGAAAAAAGGATTCATTATCTTTTAATCCTATTAAATAGTCTCTTTTGAATTTACTCTCATTAATAATATTATTATCACTAATAATAACTGCTTCTTTTTTCTTCTCTACAAGATCACTAATATTAGAATCCTGAATGGATTGATTTTGAATAGACTCATCTTGAATAGAACTATTTGTAGTAAGACAAGAACAAAATAAGACAAAACATATAAGACGAACTTTAAATAAATTATTCAAAACAAATTTCATATTATTTTAATAATCTTTATCTCTAACAATTTCAAGATCAATTTTCCCAAATTTATCTATATCAACTATTCTAACTTTAATTCGCTGCCCTTCTTCTAATTTTGGAGGTCGAACTAATCCTGCATTGCCCCTTATATTGTCTCCACCACTACCAAATCTAGAATATCTATTACCATGCCCAAATCTTCCAGAACCATACTTGCTGTCTCTAGATTTCAAGCGAGTACTTAAAAATCCTTCCTTTGTAGGAGTAAGTTCAATAAAAGCTCCAAAGCTATTAATCTTTTTAACTATTCCTTCGTAAATTTCACCTACTTTTGGTTCTCTTACAATACTCTCTATTTTTTCTTTAGCCTTTTGCATTTTAAAATCATCATCACCAAAAAGAATAATCTTTCCATTTTGCTCAATTTGAACCTTAACTTCAAATTCATCTGTTATAGCCTTAACAGTTTTTCCAGTAGATCCTATCACAAGGGATATCTTATCAATATCAATTTGCAGTTGAATAATTTTGGGAGCATATTTAGATATACCAACTCTTGAATTCGAAATTACAGAATTCATAATAGACAGTATGTGTATCCTACCTACTCTTGCCTGCTCAAGAGCATCTCTCATTAACTGCTTAGTAACATTTTCAATCTTAATATCCATTTGAAAGCCAGTAATCCCATTTTCTGTACCAGCCACTTTAAAGTCCATATCACCCAAATGATCCTCTTCCCCAAGAATATCACTTAGAACTACATATTTATCCCCTTCGCTAATAAGCCCCATGGCTATTCCTGCAACTTGCCTTTTAACAGGAACCCCCGCAGACATTAAAGACATGCTTCCAGCACAAACAGTAGCCATTGAAGAAGATCCGTTAGATTCTAAAATCTCAGAAACTACTCTAATAGTATACGGAAAATCGTTTTTTCCCGGAATCATTGATTCTAAAGCTCTTTGAGCTAAATGGCCGTGGCCAATCTCACGCCTACCAGTCATAAGCCTACCAGTCTCACCAACTGAAAATGGAGGAAAATTGTAATGAAGCATAAAATTAAGACGCTTATCACCATCGATATCATCCATTATTTGCTCATCAATGCTTGTACCAAGAGTAGTTACAGCTAAAGCTTGCGTCTCTCCTCTTGTAAAAAGTGAAGATCCATGTGTTCTACTTAAAATATCAACTTCTGCAAGAATATCTCTTATTTCATTGGGCGTTCTACCGTCTGTCCTAATCTTATCATTAAGAATAGAATTTCTAACAATCTCCTTCTCAAAATCATCAAAAGCTTTATAAAAAAGAGACTCATTACTATCATCCAATTTCTCAAGAGAAGAAAAATGCTCATAAGATTTATTTCGCAGCAAAGTTATGGCTTTATCTCTATTAAGCTTTCCTTTAACAAAACAAGCTTCTTTAAGATCGGCATAAATAAAATCCCTAAGCTCCTCTTTAAATTCAAATATTTTTTCTTCAAAAGCTAAAGGAAGTTTTTCCTTCTCCCCTACAATATCTAAAAATTCTTTTTGAGCATTGCAAATTTGTTTAATATATTCATGTGCACTGTCTATTGCTGACAACAAAATATCTTCACTAACCTCATTAGCACCGCCTTCTACCATTGTAATTCCATTTAAACTTCCTGCAACAACAATATCAAGATCAGAATTATGAATCTCTTCAAACGAAGGATTTACTATAAACTTACCATTCAAATAAACCATTCTAACAGCTGCAATTGGACCATTAAACGGAATATCTGACAAAAAAACTGCTGTAAAAGCGGCGTTCATTCCAACAATATCAGGGGGATTGAGTTGATCTGTAGCCAAAGTCGTAGGAATTACTTGAATTTCTCGACCAAATCTTTTATCAAAAAGAGGTCTCATTGGTCTATCTATTAACCTAGAAACAAGTATTTCTTTATCCTTTGGCTTTCCTTCTCTTTTAATAAATCCTCCTGGAATCTTACCAGCTGCATAATATTTCTCATTATATTCAACAGAAAGCGGGACAAAATCTAAATCTTCTCTCACATTATTTGAACAACAAACAGTCGCAAGAACCGAAGATCCTCCATAAGTTGCAAGAACCGATCCATTAGCCTGCTTGGCCATAAATCCCGTCTCAAACACCAACTCGTCTCTACCTATTTTCAACTTTAATATTTTCCTCAAAATTCAACCTCTTTTTATTTCCTAAGACCAAGTTTAGATATCAACGCCCTATAAGCTTCTAAATCTTTTTTCTGGTAATACTGCAATAAACTGCGTCTTTGCCCTACCAACTTTAACAAGCCCCTTTTTGAACTATGGTCTTTTTTATTTATCTTTAAATGTTCAGTTAAATACTTTATTCTACCTGTAATAAGTGCGATTTGAACCCCAACAGATCCAGTATCACCTTCATTTTTTCCAAATTCAGAAACTATTTTTTGCTTTTGCTTTTTATCTATCATAAAGCAACTCCTATACCATCATAGCAAAGCTCTAACGAACCTCTTGCTATAATTTAAACTAACTACTATGATAGATTATAATATTTTTTTTTAAAAATCACAAAAACAATTTACTCTTTTCAAGTTATTTTTAATAATAAATTATTAAATTGCTTAAAAAAACAAATATAAAATTAAAATATAATAACATATTTATATTTATTCAAATCTATTCCTTTAATGACCGCTAATATTTCCCCTTCTCTGGATTTCAAAATCTTAAATTCATTAATATTGATTTGAATTTCAACGTAAGCACCATTTTTAACAAGACTTATCTTACTAGAATCAATGCAAACCTTTTCAAAACTTTTTAAAGATTCCAGGCTAATTAAGGAGGCTTTGCTTAAATTTTTACACAATGTAGAATCTTCTAATCTAAATATACCCACCTTAGTTCTTTTTAAACTACTAACATACGCACAAGAATTTAAAGAATAAGCCAAATCTCTTGCAATACTCCTAATATAAGTACCTTTTGAACAACTTATTTTCAAACTAAGCAAAGAAGAGCTAAAATCATAGCTTAATCTTTGAATATCATAAACATTTACTCTTCGTTTTTTAATTTCAAAAAACTTTCCATTCAAAGCAAGTTTATAAGCTCTGCTACCATTAATATGAACAGAAGAAAATCTAGGGGGGCTTTGATAAATCTCTCCCACAAAATCTTTAAGCTTTAAATCTATATCCTCTAAATTAGGAATATAATCTGTTTTATTAACTATTCTTCCATTTGGATCAAGAGTATCTGTTTCTAATCCAAATCTAAATTCTGCTACATACTCTTTATCTAAAGACATGAAATAGTTTGCAAGCTTTGTATATTTTCCTACAAGAGCAATCAAAATTCCACTTGCAAATTTATCAAGTATACCAGCATGCCCAACATGATTTGTATTAAAATATTTTTTTATAGGAAAAAGAGTTTCAAAAGAAGTTTTGCCTTGTTCTTTATTAATTAAAAGGAATCCATTTTCCAAATTTAATTCTCTCTTATAGTATTCAACCCTTCAATTATCTTATTAACATAAAATGATTTAGAAAGAGAATCGTCCTTAACAAACAATAATTTAGGAGTACTTCTAACTTTAATTCGCTTAATAATTTGACTTTGAATAAATCCCTTAGCATTATTTAAAGCTTTAACTGCATTGTCCAAAGAAGCGCCTTCCTTGATCGAGCCTATAAATACCTTAGCATTTATTAAATCTTTTGAAAATTCTACTTTAACCACGGTTAAAAATGAATGAATTCTGGGATCTTTAATCCCCCTACTCACTATTAAATTGCCAATTTCTTGAGCAATAAAACTTTCGAGTTTAAACTTTTTTATATTCTTATACATAAACACATATAAATCAGCAATACTAAGTTTTAAAAGTTTTTTTTACCTTTTTTACCTCAAATGCTTCAATTATATCTCCTTCTTTAATGTTAGCATAATTATCAATCATAATACCACACTCATATTGCTCAGCAACCTCTTTAACATCATCTTTAAATCTCTTTAAAGATGAAATTTTACCAGAATGAATCTGTAAACCATCTCTCATCACATTAGTAATCGCATCTCGTTTTATTAGCCCCCGAGAAACATAGCAACCAGCTATTACCCCAACTTTAGGGACATTAATTACAGCTCGCACTTCAGCAAAGCCAATAAACTGCTGTTCAACATCTGGTTCAAGCATCCCCTCAAGAACTGATTTGACATCACTTATAGCATCATAAATAACATTATACTTTCTAATCTCAACTTTTTCCTGATCTGCAAGTATTTGCGCTTTTACAGTAGGTCTTACATGAAACCCAATAACAATAGCATCGCTTGCTGAAGCAAAGCTAATATCTGTTTCAGTTATTACACCCGCTGATGAATGCACAACTCTTACTCGAACCTCATCGTTTGTTAATTTTTCAAGAGAATTCTTTAAAGCCTCGACTGAGCCTTGAACATCTGCTTTTAAAATTATTTTAAGCTCCTTAAGTGTTCCTTCTTTGATTGAATCATAAAGATTTAACATGGTAACTTTCTTTACATTTTTAGAAGATTCATACTTTTTAAGATCCTGTCTTTTGGAGCTGATTAATTTTGCTTCTTTCTCAGTTTTAGTTACTTGAAAAGGATCCCCAGCCTGAGGCATTGAAGAAAATCCTAAAACACTAATAGCCTTAGCAGGTCCAACGCTCTTAACAGAAACACCCTTATCATTAATTAATGCCTTAACTTTACCATAGCACGCTCCACCTACAAAAGAATCTCCCACATAAAGTGTTCCATCCTCAATAATAACAGAACAAACTATTCCGCGCCCCAAATCAATCTTGGCATCAAGTACTTTTCCAATAGCTCTTTTAGATGGGTTTGCCTTTAATAACATCATATCTGCCTGCAAAAGAATCATATCAAGAAGTTCAGAAATTCCTATATTTTTAAGAGCAGAAATCAACACAAAAATAGTGTCTCCTCCCCAATCCTCAGGTACTAAGTCATATTCTGAAAGCTGATGTTTAATCTTATCAGGATTTGAATCTGGCAAATCAATCTTATTTATAGCAACAATAATCGGAACATTTGCTTCTTTTGCATGATTAATAGCCTCAATAGTTTGAGGCATAACACCATCAATTGCTGAGACAACAAGAACAACAATATCTGTAACTTGGGCCCCACGACTTCTCATCATAGTGAAAGCTTCATGGCCAGGGGTATCTAAAAATGTTATTTCTCGACTATTATATACAATAGTATAAGCTCCAATATGCTGAGTAATACCGCCAGACTCTGTTTGATTTATATCTATATTTTGAAGCACGGAAAGTAGTCTGGTTTTACCATGATCAACATGTCCCATTATTGTAATAACAGGTGGCTTTTCAATTCTTTTACTCTGATCCTCCACCTCTTCTTCTATAACCGTTTCATCATAAATAGAAACAACATTAACTTTTGAACCATATTCTTCAACTAAAATAGTTGCTGTATCAGAATCTATCTTTTCGTTAATAGTCACCATTACGCCCAAAGCCATTAATTTAGCAATCAAATCAGAGGATTTTAAATTCATTTTTCTTGCAAGATCAGAAACAGTAATGCTACCCATAATATCAATTGATTTTGGAATAGGGTTAGCTAAATTTTCTCTTTTCTTTTTTTGAAGTTGCTCAAAAACCTTTTGCTCAATTGTTTTGCTCTCAGTTTCTGCTTTTTTCCTCTTATAGCTTTTTTGACTTTCTTGTTGTTGTTTTTTCTTTTCACCAAGCTTACGATTTAACTCTTTACTATTCTCAGAATCTGTTGAAGATGCACTGCTAACAATAGAAGGAACTTTGGTTTTTATAACTCTTCTAAAAGACACAGAAGTAGTATACTTATTTTGGGTGTTATTTTTGGCAACATATGTTTTTTTTGTCGAACCTTGATATTGAGAAGTTAAACTATCCCTATTTTGTGAATACCCACCACCGGTTCTACCGTCCCTATTTTGTGAATATCCACCAGTTCTACCGTCCCTATTTTGTGAATATCCACCGGTTCTACCGTCCCTATTTTGTGAATACCCACCAGTTCTACCGTCCCTGTTTTGTGAATATCCACCAGTTCTACCGTCCCTATTTTGTGAATACCCACCAGTTCTACCATCCCTATTTTGTGAATACCCGCCAGTTCTACCATCCCTGTTTTGTGAATATCCACCAGTTCTACCGTCCCTATTTTGTGAATACCCGCCAGTTCTACCGTCCCTATTTTGTGAATACCCACCAGTTCTACCGTCCCTGCTGTGCGAATATTCAATTTTATTGTTGTGCTTATGCAAATCAGTAGAACCACTTGGATTATTTTTACCACTCAAATCGTTATGTGTTACAATTTTTACCACCTTCTTCCTTAACTTAATAATCTTAATTTTTTTACCATCTTCATTTTTATCATCAATATTTTTCGACAACCTTACTCCTCCTCAAACTCAAAACTAAGCCCTATTTTACAACCCGGACAGGAGGTCATATTTTCATTAATAACAACACCACATTCAGGACAAAGAAGCTCTTCATCTTCTTCCACCTTTTCCATAGACTCACCATTGTCATTAGCAATTATTATCATTCCCTCTTTTAATATTTTGTTAATTTCTTCTTGTTTTTCATAACTTACGCCAAGATTAAAAAGCAATCCCTCATCTGCTTGTAAAAAATTGTTAATATCATTAAGCCCCTCTTTTGATAAATTAGAAATCACAGAAGAATCGAGCAATTTAAGATCACTTATTTTACTAATCTCCTCAAATTGTTCCTCTTCAACAACATCTTGCATAACTTTATCAAACATTTCGAGTGTTTCTTGCTTAAACTCTGAATTGGCTTTCATTTCTGCAAATTGACTGCTGGTTTTAACATCAATAGCCCAGTCAAGAAGTCTATTAGCAAGTCTAACATTTTGGCCCATTTTACCTATAGCAAGGGAAAGTTGATCATCGCTAACAACTACTAAAGCCTTATGTAAATCCTCGTCAAGAATATAAACATGCTCTATCTTAGAAGGAGTCAAAGAATCCTTTATGAATTCTTTAATGTCTTTACTATAAGGGATAATATCGATTTTTTCTCCTTCAAGTTCCTTAATTATAGATTGAATTCTGACTCCTTTTTGTCCTATACAAGGACCAACAGGATCAATCTCTTCTTTTTCAGAATAAACAGCGACTTTGATTCTGTAACCTGGATCACGAACTATTTTATGAATCTTAATAATACCTTCTTCAATTTCAGGAATTTCAAGTGCCAAAAGCTCTTCAATAAACTTTGGATGGGTTCTAGAAAGAATAACCTCAATGCCATTTTTACCTTTTTTGACATTATAAACTAAAACTCTAATTTTATCATTAAGACTATAAACTTCTCTTGGCGACTGATACTTCTTAGGAATTATACCATCTGTATTACCAAGATTAACATAAAGATCACCATTTCTATTTTGCTGAACATATCCAATAACAACTTTATTCAACTTGCTTTTAAATTCTGATAAAATCTCATTATCCTCAATTCCTTGCAAATCATTTTTGGTTCTTTGTTTTGCAACCTGAATAGAAAGCCTATCAAAAACTTTAGGATTAATTTCAATGTAAGCATAATCGCCTTCTACAATATTTTCCCTTGAGATATCTTTCTCTAATATTTCAAGCAAAGAATCTTTTACCTCTTCTACAATTTTCTTTTTTGCATAAACTATTAAATCTCCCGTATCATCATCAAACTTAATAAAAGCATTCTCATTACTTCCAAAATACTTTTTATACGCTATCAATACCGATTCTTTAATTGTTTTTCTAATAGACTCTATACTCATACTGCGATCATTTGCAATACTTACAATCATATGTCCCGTGCCCTTTATCATCCAAACTTCCTCCTTAAACTAATCTGGCCTTCTTAACATCGCTATAAAAAACATTTAATTCTTTACTATCTGTTTTAAAAATAAAACTTTTGGATTTTGCTTCTAATATAAAACCCTCTTCAAATTCATTATCTAACATTAACTTAATCTTTTTACCTTCAAAAATTTGAAACTCTTTGTCACTTTTTATTCTTCTGTCTATTCCTGGTGTAGAAAGTTCTAAAATAAAACTATATTTAAGATTTGCTTCCAAAATTAATAAAATCATCTTATGCAAATCAGTCATCAAATCAATACCTAAAGAAAAATTTTTGCTATAAAGAACTATTTGGATCTTTCCACCATTTTTATTTCTAAAGATATTAATTTCTAATATTTCAACATTTAAACGTTCTGTTAAATTTTTTATCAAATTATAAACTTCATTATTTTTGTCAAAACATTTAATCAACTACATTCCTAAAATTAATAAGGTTCTTTTAAAAGAACCTTATTAAATATATAACTAAACCTTAAATCAAGGTTAACACTTAGAAAAAATAATGTCAACATTAAACCAAATTATAAGATTTGGCCAACGAAAGCTTTATAATCTTATCGGCTCCAAATTGTATAATAAGATCTTCACAAATACACATAGATGTTCCTGTAGTAACAATATCATCAAGCAAAACAATCTTTTTAAATTGAAAATTTTTATACTTTGATCTTAATTTAACTTTATTTTCAAGATTTGTAAATCTAAGATTCCCTTTCATTAACTTTTGACTTTTTCCATACTTTCTTGAAAAAACATTTATATAATTAAAACCAAAACGGCTTAATAAAATACCAATATATTCCATGTGATCAAACCCATAAAATAATTTTCTTTTAAAACTACAAGGAACGGTTACTATTTGATCAAAATCAATATTACTTAAATATTTAGCGATTCCACTTGCTAAAAATCTACCAATAGACTTTTGACCATCTCTTTTATAAGACAAAATTAAAGATTTATAATGCTCTTTATATTCAAAAAAATAAAGCAAATTCTCATCAAATTTAATTTTAAAATTAAAAAGTGACTTACATTGATCACAAAGAGCATCAGAAGATACATATCTTTTTCTACAAAAAACACAAAAAGGCAAAAATATACTTTTTAAAACATTTAAATAGCTCATACTAACTAGATTGAGAAATAACTTTTAAAACAAGTTGATTTAGCAGCTCAATTGATTGAAAAGGGGTAATATTATTAATATCTATATTAGAAATAAATTTTTTTAACTCTAAATACTCATTTAATTTAACATGAACATCAGTATCATTTTTCAAAACCTCTCTATCACAAGTATCAGAAGAAATACAAGGAAGAAATTCTAAACAAGAGCTATCCTTTCGACTTCCTAAACTTTTCAGGATAACATTAGCTCTATCTACTACCCTTAAAGGAAGTCCTGCTATGCGAGCAACATAAATCCCATAAGAATTAAGAGATGGTTTTTCTTCAACTTCTCTTAAAAAAACAAGTTCATTGCCTTGCTTTTCAATTTTCATTGAAAGATTAATAAAAGCTTTATGATTAATAGCCGATAGTTCATGAAAATGTGTGGCAAACAAGCTTCTAGCTTTAATATACTCTAAAATATATTCTATAATAGAATAAGCAATAGCAAGTCCATCATTTGTACTAGTACCTCTTCCAACTTCATCCATAATTATCAAACTCTTTTCTGTTGCATTTCTTAAAATATTAGCTGTTTCGTTCATTTCAACTAAAAAAGTTGATTCTCCTTTAGCAAGATTATCACTTGCTCCAATTCTGCAAAAAATTTTATCTGTAATACCTATTACAGCCCTAGAAGCTGGCACAAAAGAACCTATATGCGCCATCAAAGTAATCAAAGCCACTTGACGCAAATAAGTTGATTTACCGGCCATATTAGGACCAGTAATTAAACAAAAATACTTTTCTTTATTAATCTTTACGAAATTTTCAGTAAAGATCTCAGTGTTTTTAACATAGTGCTCAACAACAGGATGCCGAGACTTTTCAAGAAAAATTTCTTTACTACATGTTAAAATGGGTCTTTTATATTCATTTTTTTTTGCCAAATAACCAAAGTTAACAACTAAATCGATATATGCAAAAAATTCTGCAACCTTCTTAAGAACTTTATTATGCTTAACAACATTTGACGCTATTTCATCAAAAATTTCTTGCTCAAAAGCAACCACACTGTCTTCGGCATTATTAATATTCGCTTCAAGAGAAATAAGTTTTTCTGTTTTATATCTTTTTGAAGAATTTAAAGTTTGACTTTCCATAAAATGGGGTGGCACTTGCGCATAATTACTCTTTGTAACCTCAAAAAATAATCCCCTATTATTGGTTTTTCTAATCTTTAGATTATTGATCTTGCTAAGCAGCCTCTCTGATTCAAGATATTCATCAATATATTTATTTGCATTAATCTTTAAATCTTTTAAACTATCAAGCTTTAAATCATAGCCTCTTTTAATAAGCTCATCAGATGAGCTTGAAATTGCACTATTTATCAAAAAATAAACTTTAGAAATACTATCCTCTTCAAACTTATCAAAATTCCAATAATCAAAATTATGCTTGTCAAATAGCTTTTTTACCAAAAAAAATACAGAAAGGGATTTTTCAATAAATAAAAAATCTTTTTTAATATATCTTTTCATCTGAATCCTAGATATTATTCTCTCAACATCCCATATATTAACAAAAGCTTCTCTTAAAGTCACAGTTAAACTAATATTTTTGCAAAAAAATT encodes:
- a CDS encoding LptF/LptG family permease produces the protein MKILKNSYESYIITEFFKYFLITFLFFFFVFFINQILFFMRILLQNYVPFFKAFIFIIYSLPMVIALSPPFASLISVILTIHKFKIHNEILAFRSIGISIFDLLIPFFKLGIIIVFISFISNDILLPLGSIGRLKIFNEIKEEVPHLVLKPYSSKQYGDLIFVSGEKSENGYKNVTFFDNTRLKGFDRIFMAKNLDIRKENFQVYFILNDVLSIALTDSESGFYDYFYADKMKYSIDQVTFSDSFLLNYVTPSQMSMRDVIKLIKKQNDLIADSNIRNNLEGDFLSLNFSNLYLNYLYNQNYYVDESYVFENLNYIYNLSLNFKPYQNRSMNQNLALFNLEFYQKISLPLSVLFFIFLAFSMGLYSNKKYSIILELVISIIICVFYWVMFIGGKVYTVQYAPNPIIVTILPNLILIIAGAILFLRLLKK
- the pnp gene encoding polyribonucleotide nucleotidyltransferase, translating into MRKILKLKIGRDELVFETGFMAKQANGSVLATYGGSSVLATVCCSNNVREDLDFVPLSVEYNEKYYAAGKIPGGFIKREGKPKDKEILVSRLIDRPMRPLFDKRFGREIQVIPTTLATDQLNPPDIVGMNAAFTAVFLSDIPFNGPIAAVRMVYLNGKFIVNPSFEEIHNSDLDIVVAGSLNGITMVEGGANEVSEDILLSAIDSAHEYIKQICNAQKEFLDIVGEKEKLPLAFEEKIFEFKEELRDFIYADLKEACFVKGKLNRDKAITLLRNKSYEHFSSLEKLDDSNESLFYKAFDDFEKEIVRNSILNDKIRTDGRTPNEIRDILAEVDILSRTHGSSLFTRGETQALAVTTLGTSIDEQIMDDIDGDKRLNFMLHYNFPPFSVGETGRLMTGRREIGHGHLAQRALESMIPGKNDFPYTIRVVSEILESNGSSSMATVCAGSMSLMSAGVPVKRQVAGIAMGLISEGDKYVVLSDILGEEDHLGDMDFKVAGTENGITGFQMDIKIENVTKQLMRDALEQARVGRIHILSIMNSVISNSRVGISKYAPKIIQLQIDIDKISLVIGSTGKTVKAITDEFEVKVQIEQNGKIILFGDDDFKMQKAKEKIESIVREPKVGEIYEGIVKKINSFGAFIELTPTKEGFLSTRLKSRDSKYGSGRFGHGNRYSRFGSGGDNIRGNAGLVRPPKLEEGQRIKVRIVDIDKFGKIDLEIVRDKDY
- the rpsO gene encoding 30S ribosomal protein S15, producing the protein MIDKKQKQKIVSEFGKNEGDTGSVGVQIALITGRIKYLTEHLKINKKDHSSKRGLLKLVGQRRSLLQYYQKKDLEAYRALISKLGLRK
- the truB gene encoding tRNA pseudouridine(55) synthase TruB, translated to MENGFLLINKEQGKTSFETLFPIKKYFNTNHVGHAGILDKFASGILIALVGKYTKLANYFMSLDKEYVAEFRFGLETDTLDPNGRIVNKTDYIPNLEDIDLKLKDFVGEIYQSPPRFSSVHINGSRAYKLALNGKFFEIKKRRVNVYDIQRLSYDFSSSLLSLKISCSKGTYIRSIARDLAYSLNSCAYVSSLKRTKVGIFRLEDSTLCKNLSKASLISLESLKSFEKVCIDSSKISLVKNGAYVEIQININEFKILKSREGEILAVIKGIDLNKYKYVIIF
- the rbfA gene encoding 30S ribosome-binding factor RbfA, translated to MYKNIKKFKLESFIAQEIGNLIVSRGIKDPRIHSFLTVVKVEFSKDLINAKVFIGSIKEGASLDNAVKALNNAKGFIQSQIIKRIKVRSTPKLLFVKDDSLSKSFYVNKIIEGLNTIREN
- the infB gene encoding translation initiation factor IF-2 yields the protein MSKNIDDKNEDGKKIKIIKLRKKVVKIVTHNDLSGKNNPSGSTDLHKHNNKIEYSHSRDGRTGGYSQNRDGRTGGYSQNRDGRTGGYSQNRDGRTGGYSQNRDGRTGGYSQNRDGRTGGYSQNRDGRTGGYSQNRDGRTGGYSQNRDGRTGGYSQNRDGRTGGGYSQNRDSLTSQYQGSTKKTYVAKNNTQNKYTTSVSFRRVIKTKVPSIVSSASSTDSENSKELNRKLGEKKKQQQESQKSYKRKKAETESKTIEQKVFEQLQKKKRENLANPIPKSIDIMGSITVSDLARKMNLKSSDLIAKLMALGVMVTINEKIDSDTATILVEEYGSKVNVVSIYDETVIEEEVEDQSKRIEKPPVITIMGHVDHGKTRLLSVLQNIDINQTESGGITQHIGAYTIVYNSREITFLDTPGHEAFTMMRSRGAQVTDIVVLVVSAIDGVMPQTIEAINHAKEANVPIIVAINKIDLPDSNPDKIKHQLSEYDLVPEDWGGDTIFVLISALKNIGISELLDMILLQADMMLLKANPSKRAIGKVLDAKIDLGRGIVCSVIIEDGTLYVGDSFVGGACYGKVKALINDKGVSVKSVGPAKAISVLGFSSMPQAGDPFQVTKTEKEAKLISSKRQDLKKYESSKNVKKVTMLNLYDSIKEGTLKELKIILKADVQGSVEALKNSLEKLTNDEVRVRVVHSSAGVITETDISFASASDAIVIGFHVRPTVKAQILADQEKVEIRKYNVIYDAISDVKSVLEGMLEPDVEQQFIGFAEVRAVINVPKVGVIAGCYVSRGLIKRDAITNVMRDGLQIHSGKISSLKRFKDDVKEVAEQYECGIMIDNYANIKEGDIIEAFEVKKVKKTFKT